A portion of the Pseudoxanthomonas sp. JBR18 genome contains these proteins:
- a CDS encoding DEAD/DEAH box helicase has translation MAHALARRTEDAERALATTDGQPSKDGALLTARLERRYADRITGSFTLPGREGRYAPIPEDVPPALAQALRARGIEQLYAHQAEAWSASQRGAHVAIVTPTASGKSLCYTLPVVSAAMTAKAKALYLFPTKALAQDQVAELLELNRAGELGVKAFTFDGDTPGDARQAIRLHGDIVVSNPDMLHQAILPHHTKWAQFFENLRYVVIDEIHTYRGVFGSHVTNVLRRLKRICAFYGANPQFILCSATIGNPQAHAEALIEDRVHAITESGAPTGDKHVLLWNPPVVNADLGLRASARSQANRIARIAIKSGLKTLVFAQSRLMVEVLTKYLKDIFDHDPRKAPRIRAYRGGYLPTERREAERAMRAGTIDGIVSTSALELGVDIGSLDVVILNGYPGSVAATWQRFGRAGRRQQPSLGVLVASSQPLDQYVVRHPDFFADAPPEHARTAPDQPLILFDHIRCAAFELPFNAGEPFGPVDPLVYLEALAESEVVHQEGDRWEWIADSYPANAVSLRSVADGNFVVVDKTDGKQTIIAEVDYSAAALTLYEGAIHMVQSTPYQVERLDWDGRKAYVTRTHVDYYTDSIDYTKLKVLERFDGGPAGRGDAHHGEVHVVRRVSGYKKIRYYTHENIGYGPVNLPDQELHTTALWWQLPQATLGKAFASKQDALDGFLGASYALHVVATVAVMADARDLQKAVGNGDGAWFAMADQTGRGQLRGVDGQEGTVELEQAFVPTVYLYDNFPGGVGLSEPLWLRQGELVQRAGELVQRCDCKAGCPACVGPVLAAHEDGKGASPKTLALKVLALLSDLDADVQRGEAFDDQAVFAPLDPALQALEDDRAALETLP, from the coding sequence ATGGCCCACGCACTGGCCCGCCGCACCGAGGACGCCGAGCGCGCCCTGGCCACCACCGACGGGCAGCCATCGAAGGACGGCGCGCTGCTCACCGCGCGACTGGAACGCCGCTATGCCGACCGCATCACCGGCAGCTTCACCCTGCCCGGGCGCGAGGGCCGCTATGCGCCGATCCCCGAGGACGTGCCGCCTGCGTTGGCGCAAGCCCTGCGCGCACGCGGCATCGAGCAGCTCTACGCGCACCAGGCCGAGGCGTGGTCGGCCAGCCAGCGTGGCGCGCATGTGGCCATCGTCACGCCCACCGCCAGCGGCAAGTCGCTGTGCTACACGCTCCCGGTCGTAAGCGCGGCGATGACGGCCAAGGCCAAGGCGTTGTATCTGTTCCCGACCAAGGCGCTAGCCCAGGACCAGGTGGCCGAGCTGCTGGAACTCAACCGCGCCGGCGAGCTGGGGGTCAAGGCCTTCACCTTCGACGGCGACACCCCTGGCGATGCGCGCCAGGCGATCCGCCTGCATGGCGACATCGTGGTGAGCAACCCGGACATGCTGCACCAGGCGATCCTGCCGCATCACACCAAGTGGGCGCAGTTCTTCGAGAACCTGCGCTACGTGGTGATCGACGAGATCCACACCTATCGCGGTGTGTTCGGCAGCCATGTCACCAACGTGCTGCGCCGGCTCAAGCGCATCTGCGCGTTCTACGGCGCCAATCCCCAGTTCATCCTGTGCTCGGCCACCATCGGCAATCCCCAGGCGCATGCCGAGGCGCTGATCGAGGACCGCGTGCACGCGATCACCGAGTCGGGCGCGCCCACTGGCGACAAGCACGTCCTGCTGTGGAACCCGCCGGTGGTCAATGCCGACCTGGGCCTGCGCGCCTCGGCGCGCTCGCAGGCCAACCGCATCGCGCGCATTGCGATCAAGTCGGGCCTGAAGACGCTGGTGTTCGCGCAGAGCCGGCTGATGGTGGAAGTGCTGACCAAGTATCTGAAGGACATCTTCGACCACGACCCGCGCAAAGCCCCACGCATCCGCGCCTATCGCGGCGGCTACCTGCCGACCGAGCGCCGCGAGGCCGAGCGCGCCATGCGCGCGGGCACCATCGACGGCATCGTCAGCACCTCGGCGCTGGAGCTGGGCGTGGATATCGGCAGCCTGGATGTGGTGATCCTCAATGGGTATCCGGGCAGCGTGGCCGCGACCTGGCAGCGCTTCGGCCGGGCGGGCCGGCGCCAGCAGCCATCGCTGGGCGTACTGGTGGCCAGTAGCCAGCCGCTGGACCAGTACGTGGTGCGACATCCGGACTTCTTCGCCGATGCACCGCCCGAGCATGCGCGCACCGCGCCGGACCAGCCGCTGATCCTGTTCGACCACATCCGCTGTGCGGCGTTCGAGCTGCCGTTCAACGCGGGCGAGCCATTCGGTCCGGTCGATCCGTTGGTGTACCTGGAAGCCCTGGCCGAAAGCGAGGTGGTGCACCAGGAAGGCGATCGCTGGGAGTGGATCGCCGACAGCTATCCGGCCAACGCGGTCAGCCTGCGCTCGGTGGCCGACGGCAACTTCGTGGTGGTCGACAAGACCGACGGCAAGCAGACCATCATCGCCGAGGTGGATTATTCGGCCGCGGCGCTGACCCTGTACGAAGGCGCCATCCACATGGTGCAGTCCACGCCCTACCAGGTGGAGCGGCTGGACTGGGACGGGCGCAAGGCCTACGTCACCCGCACGCACGTGGACTACTACACCGACAGCATCGACTACACCAAGCTGAAAGTGCTGGAGCGCTTCGACGGCGGGCCGGCCGGACGCGGCGATGCGCATCACGGCGAGGTGCACGTGGTGCGACGTGTGAGCGGCTACAAGAAGATCCGTTACTACACCCACGAGAACATTGGCTACGGCCCGGTCAACCTGCCCGACCAGGAATTGCACACCACCGCGCTCTGGTGGCAGCTGCCGCAGGCGACGCTGGGCAAGGCGTTCGCCAGCAAGCAGGATGCGCTGGATGGGTTTTTGGGGGCTTCGTATGCGCTGCACGTGGTCGCCACGGTGGCGGTGATGGCCGATGCGCGCGACCTGCAAAAGGCCGTGGGCAACGGCGATGGCGCGTGGTTCGCGATGGCCGACCAGACCGGCCGCGGACAGCTGCGCGGCGTGGACGGGCAGGAAGGCACGGTGGAGCTGGAGCAGGCCTTCGTGCCCACCGTGTATCTCTATGACAACTTCCCCGGTGGCGTGGGCCTGAGCGAGCCGCTGTGGCTGCGGCAGGGCGAACTGGTGCAGCGCGCAGGCGAGCTGGTGCAGCGCTGCGACTGCAAGGCCGGTTGCCCAGCCTGCGTCGGCCCGGTACTGGCCGCACACGAGGACGGCAAGGGCGCCTCGCCCAAGACGCTGGCGCTGAAGGTGCTGGCACTGCTGTCGGACCTGGACGCCGACGTGCAGCGTGGCGAGGCCTTCGACGACCAGGCCGTGTTCGCGCCGCTCGATCCGGCGCTGCAAGCGCTGGAAGACGATCGCGCGGCGCTGGAGACGCTACCGTGA
- a CDS encoding AI-2E family transporter, which translates to MALGALALLAWKLSELLLIIFGAVVVAVLLHGLTALLRRGLPVPEWAALGLVITLLVLLLAGVMTMFGAEVAGQIDAFRTTLPAAWNKFHAWLQSGPLGPQLEELPDQLRQGASTLATHAGAILLSAGGGITDAVLMAVGGVYLAAQPRLYRHGLLRLLPLDQRGVADEALSASGTALRAWLGGQLLAMAVVGTLTALGLWMLGVPVALGIGLLTALLDFIPIVGPILAAVPAILLGFTVSPQVALGALVLFVVLQQIEGHLLQPLIQARVVNLPPALLLFSLFGIGVLFGPMGVVLAAPLTVVVFVLVRHLYVRHALGDQGQAA; encoded by the coding sequence CTGGCGCTGGGCGCGCTGGCGCTGCTGGCGTGGAAGCTGTCCGAACTGCTGCTGATCATCTTCGGCGCCGTGGTCGTGGCGGTCCTGCTGCACGGCCTGACGGCCTTGTTGCGGCGTGGCCTGCCGGTCCCGGAATGGGCGGCGCTGGGCCTGGTGATTACGTTGCTGGTCTTGCTGCTGGCCGGTGTGATGACGATGTTCGGCGCCGAGGTCGCCGGACAGATCGATGCCTTCCGCACCACGCTGCCGGCGGCCTGGAACAAGTTCCACGCCTGGCTGCAGTCCGGCCCGCTGGGCCCGCAGCTGGAGGAGCTCCCCGATCAGCTGCGCCAGGGCGCTTCGACGCTGGCCACGCATGCCGGCGCGATCCTGCTGTCCGCCGGTGGCGGCATCACCGACGCGGTGCTGATGGCGGTCGGCGGCGTGTACCTGGCCGCGCAGCCGCGGCTGTATCGCCATGGCCTGTTGCGCCTGCTGCCGCTGGACCAGCGCGGCGTGGCCGACGAAGCCCTCAGCGCCAGCGGCACCGCGCTGCGCGCCTGGTTGGGTGGCCAGCTGCTGGCCATGGCCGTGGTCGGCACGCTCACCGCGCTGGGGTTGTGGATGTTGGGCGTGCCGGTGGCCCTGGGCATCGGATTGTTGACCGCGCTGCTGGACTTCATTCCCATCGTGGGCCCGATCCTGGCGGCTGTCCCGGCCATCCTGCTGGGCTTCACCGTCAGCCCGCAGGTGGCGCTGGGCGCGCTGGTGCTGTTCGTGGTCCTGCAGCAGATCGAGGGTCACCTCCTGCAGCCGCTGATCCAGGCGCGCGTCGTGAACCTGCCGCCGGCGCTGCTGCTGTTTTCGCTGTTCGGCATCGGTGTGCTGTTCGGGCCGATGGGCGTGGTCCTGGCGGCACCGCTGACAGTCGTGGTGTTCGTGCTGGTCCGGCATCTGTACGTGCGCCACGCGCTGGGCGATCAGGGCCAAGCCGCCTGA
- a CDS encoding outer membrane beta-barrel protein — MKKIMISAAIVAALSAPAAFAQSAGGDTYRPDLATGQGNWFVSGGVGRTDGGTADRFGSGDFNTFHSRDGRRTGYQLGGGYRWKLGPQWGLGVEGGYTDLGNIKVSNAFNDDPVDEHDSENALRGWTLGGNARFNLTPSWYLGARGGYFRASDNNANYYNSAGQELGLKSGGNDGRNSWYAGVGTGWNATKNFSVGLHYDYFRAKSGELRDPVTGDKFDGPKRSTALLGISAEYAF; from the coding sequence GTGAAAAAAATCATGATCTCTGCAGCCATCGTGGCTGCCCTTTCCGCGCCTGCCGCCTTTGCCCAGAGCGCCGGTGGCGATACCTATCGCCCGGACCTGGCCACTGGCCAGGGCAACTGGTTCGTGTCCGGCGGTGTGGGCCGTACTGACGGCGGCACGGCCGATCGTTTTGGTAGCGGCGACTTCAACACCTTCCACAGCCGTGACGGACGCCGTACCGGCTACCAGCTCGGCGGTGGCTATCGCTGGAAGCTGGGCCCGCAGTGGGGCCTGGGCGTGGAAGGCGGATACACCGACCTGGGCAACATCAAGGTCAGCAATGCCTTCAACGACGACCCGGTCGATGAGCACGACAGCGAGAACGCGCTGCGCGGCTGGACCCTGGGCGGCAATGCCCGCTTCAACCTGACCCCGTCCTGGTACCTGGGCGCCCGCGGTGGCTACTTCCGCGCCTCGGACAACAACGCCAACTACTACAACTCCGCAGGCCAGGAGCTGGGCTTGAAGAGCGGCGGCAACGATGGGCGCAACAGCTGGTATGCCGGCGTGGGCACCGGCTGGAATGCCACCAAGAACTTCAGCGTGGGCCTGCACTACGACTACTTCCGCGCCAAGTCCGGCGAACTGCGCGACCCGGTCACCGGCGACAAGTTCGATGGCCCCAAGCGCTCCACCGCGCTGCTGGGCATCTCGGCTGAATACGCGTTCTGA